A stretch of DNA from Kazachstania africana CBS 2517 chromosome 3, complete genome:
GATATCATTGCCAGTATCTACGAAGCTAGATTAAAGGAATACACTTACTTAGCTTCcgaaaaaatttctttagcTGATCTTCATTCCGCTGGTATCTGGGCTTGGGCTTTAAATACCATTTGTGGTCCTGAATTCAGATCTAAATACCCAGCTTTCATCAGATGGTTCAAGACCGTTATTGCTTCCCCAGCCATGAAATCTGCCCTTGGTGATTTCGAATTCGCTGAAAAGGCTTTAACTTACACTCCAccaaagaaggaaaagaaggcTGAAAAGCCAAAGGCTCAAGAAAAGCCAAAAGCTCAAGAAAAACCACAGGAAGAAGCTCAACCAGCTGAAAAGAAACCAAAACATCCTTTAGAAGCCTTAGGTAAATCTACTTTCATTCTTGATGAATGGAAGAGAAAGTACTCTAACGAAGACACTAGACCTGTCGCTTTACCATGGTTCTGGGAACACTACAACCCAGAAGAATACTCCTTATGGAAGGTTGAATACAAATACAATGATGAATTGACCTTAACTTTCATGTCCAACAACTTAGTCGGCGGTTTCTTCAACAGATTATCTGGTTCTACCAAGTACATGTTCGGTTCTGCTGTTGTTTACGGtgaaaacaacaacaacgGTATCATCGGTGCCTTCTTAGTCAGAGGTCAAGAACACACCCCAGCCTTCGACGTCGCTCCAGATTGGGAATCTTACTCTTACACCAAGTTAGACCCAGCCAACGAAGAAGACAAGGAATTCGTCAACAACATGTGGGCTTGGGATAAGCCAGTCGTTGTCAACGGCGAAAACAAGGAAATTGTCGACGGTAAGGTCTTAAAATAGGCTTAATACACTATCATTTATAATCTCTCTGTATACAATTTAAGTCTTTTTAATCTACTCCTTGCTTTACACCTTCTTTAATGCTTATTACGTTTTTCGttctcttttttcaattttatatatctctagagaaaaaaaaaataaagtgaGGGAATCACATATGGATTAAACAAAATAGTTGATATAGAGATATAGAGACCCAGTGGAAATAACCAAGAAACAAGTGTGCGTGATTAAGTGATGTCAAACAATACTACACTATATACTGCTAGTGACTTCATTCTCTTATCTTTGCCAGCTAACATTAACCCAACGAAATCATCCACTTCCAATGATACCGACTCCTGGCTACAAAACAGTTTGATTGACGGTAAAGCTTTCATTTCTAACTTCAATGTGCctgaattcaaaattggatcGTTGGATTCGTTAATTGTAGAATCTGAAGAATTAGCCAAGATTGACGGTCAATTGCAAGCCTccatttccaaaattatcGAAACTTTATCAAGTTTACATGAATCTAATacaaattatttcaagacAATACCAATTAATAATGTCCCACTTCCTGAATATTTGGAGAATTTCCATTGGGatacaagaaaattcaaactaGACAAATCAATTAAGGAGTTGATTGgattgatttcaaatgaatctttCCAATTAGATAGTGACGTGAAGGCAAGTTATGCAAACTACAATAATGCAAAGACAAATTTAATCGCAGCggaaagaaagaagacGGGGGATTTGTCTGTTAGATCATTACATGATATAGTctcagaaaatgattttgtCTTGAATTCTGAACACTTAACTACTATTCTCGTTGCAGTcccaaaaaatttacaaaaaacATTCGAACAATCATATGAAAAACTAACACAGAATGTAGTTCCTGGTTCTGCTACTATACTTTCTCGAGACAGTGAATATTTACTTTACAACGTTcatcttttcaagaaaaatttgcaaGATTTTATAAATCAGgcaagagaaaagaaatttataCCAAGAGAATTCAATTACTCTGAGAAATTGATcgatgatttgaaaagagaacaTGACTCAGCAGCTAGTCTCGAAAATTCACTGCGTATACAATTAGTAAGATTATCAAAGACAGCTTACGTTGAcatattcatcaattggTTCCATATCAAAGCACTCAGAATCTTCGTAGAGTCCGTACTACGCTATGGATTACCACCACATTTTAATACTAAAATCATTGCTGTACCACCAAAATTCTTAAATAAATGTAAGGCCGAGTTAATCGATGCCTTTGGGTTCCTTGGTGGAAGTGCTTTCactaaaaataagaagGGTAAAATCAATGAGAAAGATACAAGTCTACATCAGTATGCATCACTCGTAGACACTGAGTATGATCCATTCGTCATCTATCTCATTAAACTATGATCATACATACTGTATATAAATAGtatcatatatatagaaatctaagtgtatttttttttcttcattgttTGACGCAAATATTTACAGTTTCTATAAAAAGCGTTTAAGACACATGTACAATAAAATGATGCGGATGATTTAT
This window harbors:
- the VMA5 gene encoding H(+)-transporting V1 sector ATPase subunit C (similar to Saccharomyces cerevisiae VMA5 (YKL080W); ancestral locus Anc_2.634), with the translated sequence MSNNTTLYTASDFILLSLPANINPTKSSTSNDTDSWLQNSLIDGKAFISNFNVPEFKIGSLDSLIVESEELAKIDGQLQASISKIIETLSSLHESNTNYFKTIPINNVPLPEYLENFHWDTRKFKLDKSIKELIGLISNESFQLDSDVKASYANYNNAKTNLIAAERKKTGDLSVRSLHDIVSENDFVLNSEHLTTILVAVPKNLQKTFEQSYEKLTQNVVPGSATILSRDSEYLLYNVHLFKKNLQDFINQAREKKFIPREFNYSEKLIDDLKREHDSAASLENSLRIQLVRLSKTAYVDIFINWFHIKALRIFVESVLRYGLPPHFNTKIIAVPPKFLNKCKAELIDAFGFLGGSAFTKNKKGKINEKDTSLHQYASLVDTEYDPFVIYLIKL
- the TEF4 gene encoding translation elongation factor EF1B gamma (similar to Saccharomyces cerevisiae TEF4 (YKL081W); ancestral locus Anc_2.635), which gives rise to MSQGTFYTIASPRSNSVKAVINYLNLDVKVEDIAALSNYAELFPLKQSPAFIGPKGLKLTETPAILNYLVSLSDDEKAKAALIGSTEIEKVQVTRWVSLANTTLISSVATPVLSILGARPYNKKQSDAALEKVDIIASIYEARLKEYTYLASEKISLADLHSAGIWAWALNTICGPEFRSKYPAFIRWFKTVIASPAMKSALGDFEFAEKALTYTPPKKEKKAEKPKAQEKPKAQEKPQEEAQPAEKKPKHPLEALGKSTFILDEWKRKYSNEDTRPVALPWFWEHYNPEEYSLWKVEYKYNDELTLTFMSNNLVGGFFNRLSGSTKYMFGSAVVYGENNNNGIIGAFLVRGQEHTPAFDVAPDWESYSYTKLDPANEEDKEFVNNMWAWDKPVVVNGENKEIVDGKVLK